One Anolis carolinensis isolate JA03-04 chromosome 4, rAnoCar3.1.pri, whole genome shotgun sequence DNA window includes the following coding sequences:
- the LOC103281339 gene encoding E3 ubiquitin-protein ligase RNF182: MSRSPEGPECQICYDRFDLRSRRPKHLLCGHCACARCLRRMAESAEWGALEALGSPARLSCPFCRQETPVPQREVGRLPDDATVLPLLSSPRPAPEVLLCPGGGALETLPGGPLGSPSSSPSPSSSSDCLVVTLLELPVELGLEGPEGALGLLEVMRLHRPPSLGSLPCSLPLVGKCRPCLGGPSSPGAPCAPRDLPRFLLGALCLAYLSSLPFGIYLLLEGHLNLGIVLVSLVPSTLILCLCYSLGQCLCQEAFPAGPSSSASSS, translated from the coding sequence ATGTCTCGATCACCGGAGGGGCCCGAGTGCCAGATCTGCTACGACCGCTTTGACCTCCGCTCCCGCCGCCCGAAGCACCTGCTGTGCGGCCACTGCGCCTGCGCCCGGTGCCTGCGGAGGATGGCCGAGTCGGCGGAGTGGGGGGCGCTGGAGGCCTTGGGGTCCCCGGCCCGGCTGAGCTGCCCCTTCTGCCGCCAGGAGACCCCCGTCCCGCAGAGGGAGGTGGGCCGGCTGCCGGACGACGCGACAGTGCTGCCCCTCTTGAGCAGCCCCCGCCCGGCCCCAGAGGTGCTGCTGTGCCCCGGAGGAGGCGCCCTGGAGACCCTCCCCGGGGGGCCCCTGGGcagcccctcctcctccccctccccctcctcctcctcggactGCCTGGTGGTCACGCTGCTGGAGCTGCCCGTGGAGCTGGGCCTGGAGGGGCCGGAGGGGGCCCTGGGGCTGCTGGAGGTCATGCGGCTGCACCGCCCGCCCAGCCTGGGCTCCCTGCCCTGCTCCCTGCCGCTGGTGGGCAAGTGCCGGCCCTGCCTGGGGGGCCCCTCCTCCCCCGGCGCCCCctgcgccccccgggacctgcccCGCTTCCTCCTGGGCGCCCTGTGCCTGGCCTACCTCAGCTCCCTGCCCTTCGGCATCTACCTGCTCCTGGAGGGGCACCTCAACCTGGGCATCGTCCTGGTCAGCCTGGTCCCCTCCACGCTCATCCTCTGCCTCTGCTACAGCCTCGGACAGTGCCTCTGCCAGGAGGCCTTCCCGGCGgggccctcctcctccgcctcctcctcctga
- the pcif1 gene encoding mRNA (2'-O-methyladenosine-N(6)-)-methyltransferase, which yields MANENHGGAKEEAALMSHSPSTSHQNQPSSPKPVRLVQDLPDELVHAGWEKCWSKRENRPYYFNRFTNQSLWEMPLLGQHDVISDPLGLNAAPAPADGGVGDAAAAAATAATTVATPTTPTTATPTAENKAQKRRLSEEVQPSGNSVKKLKVEIPGNPPAQPAPNSSNTPGTPVLKMWGLSPEDKQMALLRPTEVYWDLDIQTNAVIKQRPPSEVLCPHPEVELLRSQLMLKLRTHYRELCQQREGIDPPRESFNRWMLERKVVDKGSDPLLPSSCEPVVSPSMFREIMNDIPIRLSRIKFREEAKRLLFKYAEAAKRLIESRSASPDSRKVVKWNVEDTFSWLRRDHSASKEDYMDRLEHLRKQCGPHVSAAAKDSVEGICSKIYHISLEYVKRIREKHLAILKEHNISAEVEAPEAQDRLVYCFPVRLAIRSPPLPSVEMHVENNMVCVRYKGEMVKISRNYFSKLWLLYRYSCIDDSSFERFLPRVWCLLRRYQMMFGVGLFEGTGLQGSLPVHIFEALHKLFGVSFECFASPLNCYFKQYCSAFLDTDGYFGSRGPCLEFFPISGSFEANPPFCEELMDAMVSHFEKLLGASSEPLSFIVFIPEWRDPPTPALTRMEQSSFKRHQLILPAFDHEYRSGSQHLCKKEEMYYKAVHNTAILFLQNEAGFAKWEPTPERVQELVAAFKHSGRTLAAAAASAASAASTAAPSSSSSSSSSSDKDREAGKEQQSASGESTPN from the exons ATGGCCAATGAGAACCACGGTGGCGCCAAGGAGGAGGCTGCTCTCATGAGCCACTCTCCCAGCACCTCCCACCAGAACCAGCCAAGCTCTCCGAAGCCCGTCCGGCTGGTGCAAGACTTGCCAG ATGAACTGGTGCATGCTGGCTGGGAGAAGTGCTGGAGCAAGCGCGAGAACCGCCCCTACTATTTCAACCGCTTCACCAACCAGTCGCTCTGGGAGATGCCGCTCTTGGGGCAGCACGACGTCATT TCCGACCCGCTTGGCCTGAATGCTGCTCCGGCGCCTGCAGACGGGGGAGTTGGGGatgctgccgctgctgctgccaCCGCCGCAACCACCGTCGCCACCCCCACCACCCCTACCACCGCCACCCCCACTGCCGAGAACAAGGCGCAGAAACGAAGGCTTTCTGAGGAGGTTCAACCCAGCGGCAACAGCGTGAAGAAGCTCAAG GTGGAGATACCGGGGAACCCTCCGGCGCAGCCAGCCCCAAACTCTTCAAACACCCCAGGCACCCCGGTGCTGAAGATGTGGGGCCTCTCTCCCGAAGACAAGCAGATGGCTCTTCTGCGGCCGACAGA GGTCTACTGGGACCTGGACATCCAGACGAACGCCGTGATCAAGCAGCGGCCCCCCTCGGAGGTGCTCTGCCCCCACCCGGAAGTGGAGCTGCTCCGCTCCCAGCTGATGCTGAAGCTGCGCACACATTACAGGGAGCTCTGCCAGCAGCGGGAGG GGATCGATCCTCCCCGGGAGTCCTTCAACCGGTGGATGCTGGAGCGGAAAGTGGTGGACAAAGGGTCGGACCCTCTGCTGCCCAGCAGTTGCGAGCCGGTCGTGTCCCCTTCCATGTTCAGAGAAATCATGAATGACATTCCCATCAG GCTGTCCCGAATCAAGTTCCGGGAAGAAGCCAAGCGGCTCCTCTTCAAGTACGCAGAGGCGGCCAAGAGGCTGATTGAATCCAG GAGCGCCTCTCCGGACAGCAGGAAGGTGGTGAAGTGGAACGTGGAGGACACCTTCAGCTGGCTGCGGAGGGACCACTCGGCCTCCAAGGAGGACTACATG GACCGCCTGGAGCACCTGCGCAAGCAGTGCGGGCCCCACGTCTCCGCTGCCGCCAAGGACTCCGTGGAGGGCATCTGCAGCAAGATCTACCACATCTCCCTGGAGTACGTCAAGCGCATCCGCGAGAAGCACTTGGCCATCCTCAAGGAGCACAATATCTCTg CTGAGGTGGAGGCTCCCGAGGCACAGGACCGGCTGGTGTACTGCTTCCCGGTGCGGCTGGCAATCCGCTCCCCTCCGCTGCCCAGCGTGGAGATGCACGTGGAGAACAACATGGTCTGCGTGCGCTACAAGGGGGAGATGGTGAAGATCAGCCGCAACTACTTCAGCAAGCTG TGGCTGCTTTATCGGTACAGCTGCATCGACGACTCCAGCTTCGAGCGCTTCTTGCCAAGGGTTTGGTGCCTTCTCCGCCGATACCAG ATGATGTTTGGGGTCGGGCTCTTTGAGGGGACCGGCCTGCAGGGCTCCCTCCCGGTGCACATCTTCGAAGCCCTCCACAAGCTTTTTGGCGTCAGCTTCGAGTGCTTTGCCTCCCCGCTGAACTGCTACTTCAAGCAGTACTGCTCGGCCTTCCTGGACACGGACGGCTACTTTGGATCCAGGGG CCCCTGCCTGGAGTTCTTCCCCATCAGCGGCTCCTTTGAGGCCAACCCCCCCTTCTGTGAGGAGCTGATGGATGCCATGGTGTCCCACTTTGAG AAACTGCTGGGCGCCTCCTCCGAGCCGCTCTCCTTCATCGTCTTCATCCCCGAGTGGCGGGACCCCCCCACGCCGGCCCTGACGCGGATGGAGCAGAGCAGCTTCAAGCGGCACCAGCTCATCCTGCCGGCCTTCGACCACGAATACCGCAGCGGCTCCCAGCACCTCTGCAAGAA gGAGGAGATGTACTACAAGGCGGTGCACAACACGGCCATCCTCTTCCTGCAGAACGAGGCCGGCTTTGCCAAGTGGGAGCCCACCCCGGAGCGGGTGCAGGAGCTGGTGGCCGCCTTCAAGCACTCCGGGCGGACCCTGGCCGCTGCCGCCGCCTCTGCCGCCTCCGCCGCCTCCAccgccgccccctcctcctcctcttcctcctcctcttcctcggacAAGGACCGAGAGGCGGGCAAGGAGCAGCAGAGCGCCAGCGGAGAGAGCACCCCCAACTGA